The Corynebacterium qintianiae genome has a window encoding:
- the scpB gene encoding SMC-Scp complex subunit ScpB, with protein MVSQLRSRLESVLLVIDTPAPTALLARALDAVEGDVEKQLLEWARELDERGSGIELRESAEGWRLYTRAGNAKAVEAFLLDGTQSTLSRAAMETLAVVAYRQPVTRAQVAGVRGVNVDGVMRTLALRGLIAEVDPDEVTGAHRYVTTELFLELLGIDSLERLPDLAPLLPEIDSIEDAW; from the coding sequence ATGGTTTCGCAGCTACGGTCGCGGCTCGAGTCCGTTTTGCTCGTCATCGACACCCCGGCGCCGACGGCGCTTCTCGCGCGAGCGCTTGACGCGGTTGAAGGGGACGTCGAGAAGCAATTGCTCGAATGGGCTCGCGAGTTGGATGAGCGGGGCAGCGGCATCGAGCTGCGCGAGTCCGCCGAAGGGTGGCGGCTGTACACCCGGGCAGGGAACGCGAAGGCGGTCGAGGCTTTTCTTCTCGACGGCACCCAGTCGACGTTGTCCCGTGCGGCGATGGAAACCTTGGCCGTTGTCGCGTACCGCCAACCCGTGACCCGCGCCCAGGTCGCCGGCGTGCGCGGCGTGAACGTTGACGGCGTCATGCGCACGCTGGCTCTGCGGGGCCTGATCGCGGAGGTTGACCCCGACGAGGTGACGGGCGCGCACCGTTACGTCACCACCGAGTTGTTTCTCGAGCTGCTCGGGATCGATTCGCTCGAGCGGTTGCCCGACCTGGCGCCGCTGCTTCCGGAAATCGATTCCATCGAGGATGCCTGGTAG
- a CDS encoding pseudouridine synthase, which produces MTPPARRDGTPDSEMNDPFYISYAKPAKKQNVTPHPLEDNWWDDAPERAPDAEGVRLQKVLAQAGVASRRHAEIMIAQGRVDVNGKRVTAQGMRVDPSRDIIRVDGTRINVNEEHEYFVFNKPRGVHSTMKDEMDRTSVGSYLSEKTAAGQRLFHVGRLDADTEGLLLLTNDGELANRLTHPRYEIAKTYMATVLGEAKPALVKQLRQGIELDDGVAKADYVQIVDTHNGQSIIRVELHEGRKHIVRRMLKAAGHPVQRLVRTKVHTVQLGDMKPGSLRALNSAELTSLYKAVEM; this is translated from the coding sequence ATGACTCCCCCCGCTCGCCGAGACGGCACACCGGATAGTGAGATGAACGACCCGTTCTACATCTCCTACGCCAAACCGGCCAAGAAACAGAACGTCACCCCCCATCCCCTCGAGGACAACTGGTGGGACGACGCCCCGGAACGCGCACCTGATGCCGAAGGCGTGCGCCTGCAGAAGGTGCTGGCTCAGGCCGGTGTCGCTTCGCGCCGCCACGCCGAGATCATGATCGCGCAGGGCCGCGTCGATGTCAACGGCAAACGGGTGACGGCCCAAGGCATGCGGGTCGATCCCTCACGCGACATTATCCGCGTCGATGGCACCCGCATCAACGTCAACGAGGAGCACGAGTATTTCGTGTTCAACAAACCCCGCGGCGTCCACTCCACGATGAAGGACGAAATGGACCGCACGTCCGTGGGCAGCTACCTTTCGGAGAAGACCGCCGCGGGGCAGCGCCTGTTCCACGTCGGGCGCTTGGACGCCGACACCGAAGGCCTGCTCCTCCTCACTAACGACGGCGAGCTGGCCAATCGCCTCACGCACCCGCGCTACGAGATCGCGAAAACCTACATGGCGACGGTGCTGGGTGAAGCCAAGCCCGCGCTTGTCAAGCAGCTGCGCCAGGGCATCGAGCTTGACGACGGTGTCGCGAAAGCCGATTACGTCCAGATCGTGGACACGCACAATGGCCAGTCCATCATCCGCGTCGAGCTGCATGAGGGGCGCAAGCACATTGTGCGCCGTATGCTGAAGGCGGCCGGCCACCCGGTGCAGCGCCTCGTGCGCACGAAGGTGCATACCGTGCAGCTGGGCGATATGAAGCCCGGTTCTCTGCGCGCACTCAACTCCGCAGAGCTGACGTCGCTGTACAAGGCGGTGGAAATGTGA
- the cmk gene encoding (d)CMP kinase: MMELSNMPDGGLIVAVDGPSGTGKSTTCRRLAKELGAKYVDTGAMYRVATLAVLRAGANPADAAAVIEATRDLPLTVSDDPDSTEVLLDGEDVSREIRGPEVTRNVTAVSAIPQVRENLVALQRALTADAHRAIVEGRDIGTVVLVDAPVKAFMTASAEVRARRRYDQDVAAGRDADFDTVLADVQRRDALDSSRATSPLTPAEDATIIDTSDMDRDSVLAALIALIERSAQ, from the coding sequence GTGATGGAGCTTTCCAACATGCCTGACGGCGGGCTCATCGTCGCCGTCGACGGCCCCTCCGGCACAGGCAAATCCACGACGTGCCGCCGCCTGGCGAAAGAGCTCGGAGCGAAATATGTCGACACCGGCGCCATGTACCGCGTGGCGACCCTCGCTGTGCTCCGCGCCGGCGCCAACCCCGCCGATGCCGCCGCGGTCATCGAGGCTACGCGCGATCTGCCGCTGACCGTGTCCGACGATCCGGACTCCACCGAGGTGCTCCTCGACGGCGAGGACGTCTCCCGCGAAATCCGCGGCCCCGAAGTCACCCGTAACGTCACCGCAGTCTCCGCGATCCCTCAGGTGCGCGAGAACCTCGTGGCGCTGCAGCGCGCGCTCACCGCCGATGCCCACCGGGCAATCGTCGAGGGCCGCGACATCGGCACGGTCGTGCTTGTCGACGCCCCCGTGAAGGCGTTCATGACCGCCTCCGCCGAGGTGCGCGCGCGGCGCCGCTATGACCAGGACGTAGCTGCCGGCCGCGACGCCGACTTCGACACGGTGCTCGCTGACGTCCAGCGCCGCGACGCGCTCGACTCCTCCCGTGCGACGAGTCCGCTCACACCCGCCGAGGACGCCACCATAATTGACACCTCGGACATGGATCGCGACAGCGTGCTCGCCGCGCTCATTGCGTTGATCGAAAGGAGCGCGCAGTGA
- the der gene encoding ribosome biogenesis GTPase Der: MDTEFYLDEGDFDDSEFGEADFGGDDSDGDDDRDNDRDDYTEEEWAALERDYGVAAPEMIEEALPTVSIVGRPNVGKSTLVNRFIGRREAVVEDHPGVTRDRVSYITDWNGRRFWVQDTGGWDPDARGVHGAIARQSEAAMETSDVIVMVVDSHTGITETDAVMARNLQRAEVPVILVANKFESESQWGDVAEFYSLGLGDPWPVSALHGRGGADVLDEIMRLFPEVPRAADSITDGPRRVALVGRPNVGKSSLLNKLSRSDRSVVDSVAGTTVDPVDELIQLDGALWKFIDTAGLRKKVKNAQGHEYYSSLRTRGTIEAAEVCVVLIDASQEISEQDQRVISMVLEAGKAMVICFNKWDLMDEDRRYFFDREFDEMMGHLPWVSKLNISADTGRGLHRLEPAMTEALENWDKRISTGQLNNWMRETIAANPPSMKNNRLPRVLFATMASTRPPTVVLFTTGFLDAGYRRYLERKFRERFGYHGTPIRIAVRIRERRQRTR, from the coding sequence ATGGACACCGAGTTCTACCTCGACGAGGGGGACTTCGACGACTCCGAGTTCGGGGAAGCGGACTTCGGCGGCGACGACAGTGACGGTGATGACGACCGTGACAACGACCGTGACGATTACACCGAGGAAGAGTGGGCCGCGCTCGAGCGCGATTACGGTGTTGCCGCCCCCGAGATGATCGAGGAGGCTCTGCCGACCGTCTCTATTGTGGGCCGCCCGAACGTGGGCAAGTCCACGCTGGTGAACCGTTTCATCGGCCGTCGGGAAGCGGTCGTCGAGGACCATCCGGGTGTGACCCGCGACCGCGTCAGCTACATCACTGATTGGAATGGGCGCCGCTTCTGGGTTCAGGACACCGGCGGGTGGGACCCGGACGCCAGAGGCGTTCACGGCGCCATCGCACGCCAGTCCGAGGCGGCCATGGAGACGTCTGACGTCATCGTGATGGTGGTCGATTCCCACACCGGCATCACCGAGACTGACGCCGTTATGGCGCGCAACCTCCAGCGCGCCGAGGTGCCGGTAATCCTGGTGGCCAACAAGTTCGAATCCGAGTCCCAGTGGGGCGACGTCGCCGAGTTTTACTCGCTGGGATTGGGTGACCCGTGGCCCGTATCCGCACTTCATGGCCGCGGTGGCGCTGACGTGTTGGACGAGATCATGCGGTTGTTCCCGGAAGTACCCCGCGCCGCGGACTCCATTACCGACGGGCCGCGCCGCGTCGCGCTGGTGGGCCGGCCCAACGTGGGCAAGTCCAGCCTGTTGAACAAGCTCTCGCGTTCCGACCGCTCCGTCGTGGACAGCGTCGCGGGCACGACCGTCGACCCGGTGGACGAGTTGATCCAGCTCGACGGCGCGCTGTGGAAGTTCATCGACACCGCAGGTCTGCGTAAGAAAGTCAAGAACGCCCAAGGCCACGAGTATTACTCCTCACTGCGCACGCGCGGCACCATCGAGGCCGCCGAGGTCTGCGTCGTGCTCATCGACGCCTCCCAAGAAATTTCCGAGCAGGACCAGCGTGTCATCTCTATGGTTCTGGAGGCTGGCAAGGCCATGGTGATCTGCTTTAACAAGTGGGACCTCATGGACGAGGACCGGCGCTACTTCTTCGACCGCGAGTTCGACGAGATGATGGGCCACCTACCGTGGGTGTCCAAGCTCAACATTTCTGCGGATACGGGCCGCGGCCTGCACCGCCTCGAGCCAGCTATGACGGAGGCGCTTGAGAACTGGGACAAGCGAATTTCCACCGGCCAGCTGAACAACTGGATGCGGGAGACGATCGCGGCAAACCCGCCTTCGATGAAGAACAACCGCCTCCCACGCGTGCTTTTCGCCACCATGGCATCGACTCGCCCGCCGACCGTCGTCCTCTTCACCACCGGGTTCCTCGACGCGGGCTACCGCCGCTACCTGGAGCGCAAGTTCCGCGAGCGCTTCGGCTACCACGGCACTCCCATCCGCATCGCGGTGCGGATCCGCGAGCGGCGCCAGCGGACGCGCTAG
- a CDS encoding class I SAM-dependent methyltransferase → MKPSRKDSPAFRNSAHRSVSAAAFSRGAELYDDVRPGYPASVAKLIDDSTHVADIGCGTGKLTQSLLRDGRVVYASDPSEDMVRVFTSRFPAVPVWRATAEATALSTGAVDALTCAQTWHWLDVSSASAEADRVIRPEGALLLCWNTLDVRHPWVLRLSRIMHSGDVLRDGFYPGVAAPWKLEREHRETWLQPITTDELFELMSTRSYWLRASENTRRKMTANLTWYLYERLGFDRGQVLPLPYRTDAFVYRRG, encoded by the coding sequence ATGAAACCCAGCCGTAAGGATTCACCGGCGTTCCGCAATTCGGCGCACAGGTCCGTATCGGCAGCGGCATTCTCTCGGGGAGCTGAGCTTTACGACGACGTCCGGCCGGGCTACCCCGCGAGCGTCGCAAAGCTTATCGACGACTCCACCCACGTCGCCGACATCGGGTGCGGCACCGGAAAATTGACGCAGTCTCTCCTGCGCGACGGGCGGGTTGTTTATGCGAGTGACCCCTCCGAAGACATGGTGCGGGTTTTCACGAGCCGCTTCCCCGCTGTCCCGGTGTGGCGGGCGACCGCCGAGGCGACCGCACTTTCCACAGGCGCCGTTGATGCGCTCACGTGTGCCCAGACGTGGCACTGGCTCGATGTGTCCTCGGCGAGCGCCGAGGCCGACAGGGTGATCAGACCCGAAGGCGCGCTGCTGCTGTGCTGGAACACGCTGGATGTGCGCCACCCGTGGGTGTTGCGGTTGAGCAGAATCATGCACTCCGGCGACGTGCTTCGTGACGGGTTCTATCCCGGGGTCGCTGCTCCATGGAAGCTAGAGCGGGAACATCGGGAGACGTGGTTGCAGCCCATCACCACCGACGAGCTATTCGAGCTCATGTCAACGCGCTCCTACTGGCTGCGCGCTAGTGAGAATACCCGGCGGAAGATGACGGCCAACCTCACGTGGTACCTGTACGAGCGGCTCGGTTTCGACCGTGGCCAGGTGCTGCCGCTTCCGTACCGCACCGACGCCTTTGTGTACCGGCGGGGCTAG
- a CDS encoding diacylglycerol/lipid kinase family protein, with product METQHREKVVVVFNPAKVDEDELRELVTAQAPASARVEWVETTPEDSGYAQATAAAQSGASLVLAAGGDGTVRLVASALTGTGVALGVIPAGTGNLLARNLDLPLSLSDSVRRAVHGCDSTIDVCEARLHWADRSNDVMRFVVMAGVGADAQMIEHTDENLKRRVGPLAYIPGVLRALGGGNNVTVTFTFDGQRVAKKRLHTLIIGNCGDVYSNVPLLPHAVPDDGKLDLVAIAPRGIFGWLRIGGDIVVNTLVRLWNRDPRNVDNQMRVPRPPNALTYDKGERVTIEFDSPEVFEVDGDPVGRVRAAEIEIMPGALVVRV from the coding sequence GTGGAGACTCAGCACCGAGAAAAGGTCGTCGTCGTTTTTAACCCCGCCAAGGTGGACGAGGACGAGCTTCGCGAGCTTGTCACCGCCCAGGCACCCGCTTCCGCCCGCGTTGAATGGGTTGAGACGACCCCGGAGGACTCCGGTTATGCGCAAGCCACCGCCGCGGCGCAGTCAGGTGCCAGCCTGGTTCTCGCCGCCGGGGGAGACGGCACGGTTCGCCTTGTCGCCTCAGCACTGACCGGTACCGGTGTGGCGCTGGGGGTCATTCCCGCAGGCACCGGCAACCTGCTCGCACGCAACCTGGATTTGCCGCTCAGCCTTTCCGACTCGGTCCGAAGGGCTGTGCACGGTTGCGACAGCACCATCGATGTCTGCGAGGCGCGCCTGCATTGGGCGGACCGCTCCAACGATGTCATGCGGTTCGTCGTCATGGCGGGCGTCGGCGCCGACGCGCAGATGATCGAGCACACCGACGAAAACCTGAAGAGACGTGTCGGGCCGCTCGCCTACATACCCGGAGTCCTGCGCGCACTCGGCGGCGGCAACAACGTCACCGTGACCTTCACCTTCGATGGTCAGAGGGTGGCGAAGAAGCGTCTGCACACCCTCATCATCGGCAACTGCGGCGACGTCTACTCCAACGTCCCGCTACTGCCGCACGCGGTGCCAGACGACGGCAAACTAGACCTCGTCGCCATCGCGCCCCGCGGTATCTTCGGATGGCTGCGCATCGGCGGAGACATCGTGGTGAACACACTCGTTAGGCTGTGGAACCGCGATCCGCGCAACGTAGACAACCAAATGCGAGTTCCCCGCCCGCCGAACGCGCTGACGTACGACAAGGGCGAGCGGGTGACAATCGAATTCGACTCGCCGGAGGTTTTCGAAGTCGACGGCGATCCGGTGGGTCGCGTGCGTGCGGCGGAGATTGAGATCATGCCGGGGGCACTCGTAGTGCGGGTGTAG
- a CDS encoding integrase core domain-containing protein has product MCAKDTAGLVHHADHGSQYVSIVYNERLAEHGITASTGTVGDSYDNALAENVNGSYKNELIHTRTWNDVVDVEIATFEWVTWWNESRLHQSLGYRTPAEVEEEFWTGNPNHERMEIKANA; this is encoded by the coding sequence GTGTGTGCCAAGGACACAGCGGGCCTTGTTCACCATGCAGATCACGGATCGCAATACGTCAGCATTGTCTACAACGAGCGTCTAGCCGAGCACGGAATCACGGCCTCTACTGGGACGGTCGGTGACTCCTACGACAATGCCTTAGCCGAAAATGTCAACGGTTCCTACAAAAATGAACTCATTCATACCCGCACTTGGAACGATGTGGTCGACGTAGAAATCGCGACCTTCGAGTGGGTCACGTGGTGGAACGAATCAAGGCTTCACCAAAGTCTCGGCTACCGCACGCCGGCAGAAGTAGAAGAAGAGTTTTGGACTGGCAACCCAAATCACGAGAGAATGGAAATCAAGGCAAATGCCTAG
- a CDS encoding integrase core domain-containing protein: MWDHESGIGKAKLCEPVAAFGGALGCRIVQTPPRDPESKGIVERTNGYMKRSFFPGRRFSDPVDVQAQLDEWFTTIANARVHTTLKATPVKCPGFCS, from the coding sequence GTGTGGGATCACGAGTCCGGGATTGGCAAGGCGAAGCTGTGCGAGCCTGTTGCCGCATTCGGCGGGGCGCTGGGCTGCAGAATCGTTCAGACCCCACCGCGGGACCCGGAATCTAAAGGCATCGTCGAGCGCACCAACGGGTACATGAAGCGTTCCTTCTTCCCCGGGCGCCGGTTCAGCGACCCGGTGGATGTGCAAGCCCAACTTGATGAGTGGTTCACCACAATCGCCAACGCACGCGTTCACACCACGTTGAAGGCCACACCGGTGAAGTGCCCCGGGTTTTGTTCCTAG
- the secA2 gene encoding accessory Sec system translocase SecA2, protein MGKFDWFWKAMGATAERNDKKSKGIVDRSQELAKDFASYSDSDVVAAVRGAVTGAGIVDKPAFLAGLSAASTRTLGLTPFNVQGQAVLRLLEGDVIQMDTGEGKTLVGAMAATGFALTGKRVHLITVNNYLAARDAEWMRPLVEFFGLSVAAVTEASTRDERVAAYRSDVVYAPVTEIGFDHLRDNQITRRSQTVQAPADVALVDEADSVLIDEALVPLVLAGNVGAQQATGQITEAVSRLVTGTDYVIDAEGRNVSLTDDGARKVERTLGIESLYDAEHVGDTLVRVNLALHAQALLHRDVHYIVDEGKVSLVDASRGRVAELQRWPDGLQAAVEAKEGLSVSEGGRILDSITLQALMRRYPTVCGMTGTAVEATEQLRTFYGLHVSVIDRATETKRFDEADRIYATAAEKNRAIVDEIEHLNSTGQPVLVGTHDVAESEALADALGERGVTVNVLNAKNDAEEARIIAEAGDVGRVTVSTQMAGRGTDIRLGGADEAARDEVVGLGGLAVIGTARHRTSRLDNQLRGRAGRQGDPGLTLFFVSLEDDVVVAGGADSAVTARPGQDGRVADSRVQSYVEHCRRVTEGQLLEIHAQTWKYNKLLADHRDILDERRATLLDTPAAWEELSSRSPERAKQLDHLPEDVKVQAARDIMLYHLDTEWSEHLALMDDVRESIHLRAIARETPIDEYHRIAVREFKDLANRAVDKAVETFNEVTIDSAGAHLEAAGWKRPSATWTYMVSDNPLSGSGNSFISGVANMFR, encoded by the coding sequence ATGGGCAAGTTCGACTGGTTCTGGAAAGCGATGGGAGCCACTGCCGAGCGCAACGACAAGAAGTCGAAGGGCATCGTGGACCGCTCCCAGGAGCTCGCGAAGGATTTCGCCAGCTACAGCGACTCCGACGTGGTTGCCGCCGTGCGCGGGGCAGTCACGGGAGCGGGGATCGTCGATAAGCCAGCGTTCCTCGCAGGGCTGTCGGCGGCATCGACGCGCACCCTCGGGTTGACTCCTTTCAACGTCCAGGGCCAGGCGGTGCTGCGCCTCCTCGAGGGTGACGTGATTCAGATGGATACGGGCGAGGGCAAGACACTCGTCGGCGCGATGGCGGCGACCGGGTTCGCGCTGACGGGCAAACGCGTTCATCTGATTACGGTGAACAACTACCTTGCCGCTCGTGACGCGGAATGGATGCGCCCGCTGGTGGAATTCTTCGGGCTTTCCGTGGCGGCGGTCACGGAGGCGTCGACACGCGATGAGCGCGTGGCTGCGTACCGCAGCGACGTTGTCTATGCGCCCGTCACCGAGATCGGCTTCGACCACCTGCGCGACAACCAAATCACCCGCCGCAGTCAGACGGTCCAAGCTCCCGCGGACGTCGCCCTCGTGGACGAGGCGGACAGCGTGCTTATCGACGAAGCCCTCGTCCCGCTCGTTCTCGCCGGCAACGTCGGCGCGCAGCAGGCAACGGGGCAGATTACAGAGGCGGTGTCCCGCCTCGTCACGGGCACGGATTACGTCATCGACGCGGAGGGCCGCAACGTGTCGCTCACGGATGACGGGGCCCGGAAGGTCGAGCGCACCCTCGGTATCGAATCCCTCTACGACGCGGAACACGTCGGCGACACCCTCGTGCGGGTCAACCTCGCATTACACGCTCAAGCCCTGTTGCACCGGGATGTCCATTACATCGTCGATGAAGGAAAGGTTTCGCTTGTCGACGCCTCCCGCGGGCGCGTCGCAGAACTCCAACGCTGGCCCGACGGCCTGCAAGCAGCTGTCGAGGCCAAGGAAGGGCTGAGCGTGTCGGAGGGTGGGCGCATCCTCGACTCGATCACCCTGCAAGCGCTGATGCGCCGTTACCCGACGGTGTGCGGCATGACCGGTACGGCCGTCGAGGCGACCGAGCAGCTGCGGACGTTCTACGGGCTGCACGTTTCGGTGATCGACCGCGCCACGGAGACGAAGCGCTTCGACGAGGCAGACCGCATCTACGCGACGGCGGCCGAGAAGAACCGTGCGATCGTGGATGAAATCGAGCACCTGAACAGCACCGGCCAGCCGGTACTCGTGGGCACACACGATGTGGCGGAGTCTGAGGCGCTTGCCGACGCCCTCGGAGAACGCGGTGTCACCGTCAACGTGCTCAACGCGAAGAATGACGCCGAGGAGGCGCGCATCATCGCCGAGGCCGGTGATGTCGGCCGCGTAACCGTGTCCACCCAAATGGCGGGCCGCGGCACCGACATCCGCCTGGGTGGTGCGGACGAGGCTGCCCGTGATGAGGTCGTCGGCCTCGGCGGTCTCGCGGTGATCGGGACTGCCCGCCACCGCACCTCACGTCTGGACAACCAGCTACGGGGCCGCGCCGGCCGACAGGGTGATCCCGGTTTGACCCTGTTTTTCGTCTCCCTGGAAGACGATGTGGTCGTCGCTGGTGGAGCGGACAGCGCGGTCACCGCGCGGCCGGGCCAGGATGGACGCGTGGCCGATTCGCGGGTGCAGAGCTACGTGGAGCACTGCCGCCGTGTCACCGAAGGCCAGCTCCTAGAGATCCACGCGCAGACGTGGAAGTACAACAAGCTGCTGGCCGACCACCGCGACATCCTCGATGAGCGACGGGCCACGCTTCTGGACACTCCCGCCGCCTGGGAGGAGCTGTCATCCAGGAGCCCGGAACGCGCGAAGCAACTCGACCATCTACCGGAGGACGTGAAGGTGCAGGCCGCCCGCGACATCATGCTCTACCACCTGGACACGGAATGGAGCGAGCACCTGGCGCTCATGGACGACGTTCGCGAATCGATCCACCTGCGGGCCATCGCACGTGAGACACCGATTGACGAATACCACCGGATTGCAGTGCGCGAGTTCAAGGACCTCGCTAACCGGGCCGTCGATAAGGCGGTTGAGACATTCAATGAAGTGACCATTGACAGCGCGGGCGCGCACCTCGAAGCGGCGGGGTGGAAGCGACCTAGCGCTACGTGGACGTACATGGTCAGCGATAACCCGCTATCTGGCAGCGGGAACTCGTTCATTTCCGGTGTAGCGAATATGTTCCGCTAA
- the odhI gene encoding oxoglutarate dehydrogenase inhibitor Odhl, whose protein sequence is MSENTGAPETQVETTSVFRADLLKEMESGAAPSDAATGAENLPEGAALLVVKRGPNAGARFLLDQDTTTAGRHSEADIFLDDVTVSRRHAEFRRNEGSFEVVDVGSLNGTYVNREPRNSQTLAAGDEIQIGKFRLVFISEDK, encoded by the coding sequence ATGAGCGAGAACACTGGTGCGCCGGAGACCCAAGTAGAGACCACTTCGGTTTTCCGCGCAGACCTGCTGAAGGAAATGGAATCCGGCGCGGCGCCGTCTGACGCAGCAACCGGCGCGGAGAACCTTCCTGAAGGCGCAGCACTTCTCGTTGTCAAGCGTGGCCCGAACGCAGGGGCTCGCTTCCTCCTCGACCAGGACACCACTACCGCTGGTCGCCACTCTGAGGCCGACATCTTCCTGGATGATGTCACCGTCTCCCGCCGCCACGCTGAGTTCCGCCGCAACGAGGGCTCGTTCGAGGTGGTGGACGTGGGCTCCCTCAACGGCACCTATGTCAACCGTGAGCCGCGCAACTCCCAGACTCTCGCCGCTGGCGATGAGATCCAGATTGGCAAGTTCCGCCTCGTGTTCATTTCCGAGGACAAGTAA
- a CDS encoding MerR family transcriptional regulator, whose product MSIGVVLERLREEFPDVTVSKIRFLESEGLITPQRTASGYRRFTDADVDRLRYILVTQRDNYLPLKVIREQLEAMDSGHLTAIVSPADNAPMISPENFRAPAATKLTDVDVAEQAKVEEAFVDGLIAAGLISPDASGHFTADDVRIASSASALADFGFDERHLKTLRTTAGRQADLIARITEPVAKSRQSGAQQKAEDMGQQLTALVVSLHATLVKSELRNYGR is encoded by the coding sequence ATGTCTATCGGCGTTGTCTTGGAACGCCTGCGCGAGGAGTTCCCGGATGTCACAGTGTCGAAGATTCGCTTCCTCGAGTCGGAGGGTCTCATCACCCCCCAGCGCACGGCGTCAGGCTACCGCCGCTTCACCGACGCTGATGTCGACCGGTTGCGCTACATCTTGGTCACGCAGCGGGACAACTACCTGCCGCTCAAGGTTATTCGTGAGCAGTTGGAAGCCATGGACTCTGGCCACCTGACGGCCATCGTGTCGCCAGCCGACAACGCACCCATGATTTCACCGGAAAACTTCCGCGCACCGGCGGCGACCAAGCTCACTGACGTGGACGTTGCGGAACAAGCCAAAGTCGAAGAGGCTTTCGTGGACGGTCTTATTGCTGCTGGTCTCATCAGCCCAGACGCCTCAGGGCACTTCACTGCCGACGACGTACGCATAGCCTCCTCCGCATCTGCTTTGGCGGACTTCGGTTTCGACGAGCGCCACCTCAAGACTCTCCGCACTACCGCGGGGCGTCAGGCAGATCTGATCGCCCGCATCACGGAGCCGGTTGCGAAGTCGCGTCAGAGCGGTGCCCAGCAAAAGGCGGAGGACATGGGCCAGCAGCTTACGGCCCTGGTTGTTTCCCTCCACGCGACGCTGGTTAAGAGCGAGCTCCGAAATTACGGTAGGTAG
- a CDS encoding bifunctional nuclease domain-containing protein yields MVDAHLLGVRPIGPEEFLCALFHVEDASRYMTIWLPPVEGARLLARINGWRPSRPHAADALAELITSSGLGAELLELSSYHEGVFRASLALRDGGEVDLRPSDALALALELEIPVEVDESVVAAASLWIPSDDVERYFEVNAPEFDSEDEQPGASAEVDAEFEELMRRLGVAEDDLDRESEPDVKDGEEEL; encoded by the coding sequence GTGGTTGACGCACATCTGCTCGGGGTCCGTCCGATCGGGCCTGAGGAGTTTCTCTGCGCCTTGTTCCATGTCGAAGACGCTTCCCGGTATATGACCATCTGGCTTCCGCCTGTGGAGGGCGCGCGCCTGCTGGCCCGGATAAACGGGTGGCGCCCGAGTCGGCCCCACGCCGCAGACGCCCTGGCGGAGCTAATCACCAGTTCCGGGCTGGGCGCGGAATTGTTGGAGCTATCGAGCTACCACGAAGGTGTGTTCCGCGCCTCGCTCGCACTGCGCGACGGGGGAGAGGTTGATTTGCGTCCCTCCGATGCTTTGGCCCTGGCGCTCGAGCTGGAAATCCCGGTCGAAGTCGATGAATCAGTCGTCGCGGCCGCGTCCCTATGGATTCCTTCCGACGACGTGGAACGGTACTTCGAGGTGAATGCACCTGAATTCGACTCTGAGGACGAGCAGCCCGGAGCGAGCGCGGAGGTAGACGCCGAGTTTGAGGAGCTGATGCGTCGTCTCGGAGTCGCAGAAGATGACCTCGATCGGGAGAGTGAGCCCGATGTGAAGGATGGGGAAGAAGAACTTTAA